The sequence below is a genomic window from Candidatus Cloacimonadota bacterium.
TTTTGCACGGCTGGCTGCGCCTGTGGGTGAAGTGGATATTACCCACGGACGTATTTTGTATTTAGAAGATGTGAGCGTGAGCTTTGACGGTTTTAAAGCCATCAACAAACTGTCTTTAGATATTGCGCCAGGTGAACTGCGCTGCATCATCGGCCCTAATGGTGCTGGCAAAACCACCATGATGGACATCATCACTGGTAAAACACGCCCCAATGAAGGCAGCGTCTACTTTGGCAGCACCATCAATTTGCTGCGCTACAACGAGCCGCAAATTGCACAAATGGGCATCGGCCGTAAATTTCAAAAACCCACTGTT
It includes:
- a CDS encoding ATP-binding cassette domain-containing protein, whose amino-acid sequence is MTPDLMEQGARHFEEAQAKAAITGHTASGGRSAGFARLAAPVGEVDITHGRILYLEDVSVSFDGFKAINKLSLDIAPGELRCIIGPNGAGKTTMMDIITGKTRPNEGSVYFGSTINLLRYNEPQIAQMGIGRKFQKPTVFEKLTVFENLELALKTNKNVKSSMLFKLDSSQGDKLADILQTI